In the Bacteroidota bacterium genome, one interval contains:
- a CDS encoding YncE family protein has translation MKFVHRFISASILCLTLFSSCLMAQPRYEFLKKTIIGGEGGWDYLMIDNPSRHLFIAHATQVDVYDLDHDSVIAHIRHTEGVHGVAIGQRSRRGFISCGRSNSVLMFDVKTLDTLGRITVGEKPDAIIYDPTTNRILVMNGKSEDISILDEFTGSVVTTIKLPGGPEFAVADGQGHVFVNLEDESKVVKIDTHADTIMTVWPLAPGEHPTGIAMDQRANQLYIGCGNEKMIVMSGSTGEIYATLPIGKGVDAVAFDPGGNPSYAFSSNGDGTVTIIHGEAPVHKLKKPKFEVVQTLKTQRGARTIALDPRTHNIYLATAEFGSVPAATAENPHPRPGILPGTFSVLKYGLVK, from the coding sequence ATGAAATTCGTTCATCGCTTTATTTCGGCATCCATTCTGTGCCTGACACTCTTCTCCTCTTGCCTGATGGCCCAGCCTCGGTACGAATTCCTGAAGAAGACCATAATCGGCGGCGAGGGCGGATGGGATTATCTGATGATCGATAACCCTAGCCGACATCTCTTTATCGCACATGCCACCCAAGTGGACGTGTATGATCTCGATCATGATTCCGTGATTGCACATATCCGTCATACTGAGGGTGTCCACGGCGTTGCGATCGGACAGAGGTCACGGAGAGGCTTTATTTCGTGCGGTCGCTCGAACAGCGTCCTTATGTTTGATGTAAAGACTCTCGATACACTGGGCCGGATAACCGTGGGTGAGAAACCAGACGCGATTATCTACGATCCGACTACAAACCGCATCTTAGTAATGAATGGGAAGAGCGAAGACATTTCCATCCTGGATGAGTTCACCGGTTCGGTTGTTACTACGATTAAGCTTCCCGGCGGGCCGGAATTTGCTGTTGCGGATGGTCAAGGACATGTGTTCGTCAATTTGGAAGACGAATCGAAGGTCGTCAAAATTGATACGCACGCTGACACAATCATGACAGTCTGGCCACTTGCGCCGGGCGAGCACCCGACTGGTATTGCAATGGATCAGCGTGCAAATCAACTGTACATTGGCTGCGGAAATGAGAAGATGATCGTAATGAGTGGATCAACTGGTGAGATTTATGCCACGCTCCCAATCGGAAAAGGTGTCGATGCAGTTGCGTTCGATCCAGGTGGGAACCCGTCTTATGCCTTCAGTTCGAATGGAGATGGGACCGTTACTATTATACATGGTGAAGCGCCAGTTCATAAGCTGAAGAAGCCGAAGTTTGAGGTTGTGCAAACACTGAAGACTCAGCGAGGTGCGCGGACCATTGCCCTCGACCCACGGACGCATAACATCTATCTCGCTACTGCAGAATTCGGCTCCGTGCCTGCGGCGACTGCCGAGAATCCCCATCCGCGCCCCGGCATCCTGCCTGGAACATTTTCGGTATTGAAATATGGTCTCGTGAAGTGA
- a CDS encoding peptide-N-glycosidase F-related protein, producing MPSFRRFLLILTFLIPFSHLAMGQDTVVVQTLTYDSIGRAGFFQFPDTGSFEKVLLEYRMRCHHALISNGNNTEQGCGQWDYNCETFLWDSTRTDSLKNKWPSATISNWPQNTNFPYTLKPSTSVIRRDYKTVSYSPLPTFTNAAMGKDSTSTTGLLSGRARRTFYLFKAAELQYAGLKRGLISRLAFRQAAPFYNDILKDCRIRMRLVRSGVLQEAWSRDTGFVEVWRGNASISKTPSISPDFMLYNPVTWDSVSDILVEVSFTNSNAPGFLLYAQNGTTALTSETDSEFALSFGGSEGLPLARLEFDSISKQVTVAFWALGDTTRFPGSNSVFMEGLDSLNHRQVNIHMPWGDNQIYWDCGGDASGNFDRIQKTVLKHDAAGRWNHWAFTKNATTGKMAIYLNGSLWMSDTGKHRPIDISRMSLGMAISSGIGYYGDVRQFAMFDTALDSNHVRAIMQQDSAISSTSGLICYFPLNESKGSALHDKATNTTSTLVGIPVWDRVRGAELPNNFAVVPRADMTFYQAPSTQGLQIADTYVYDTVPNHASMVTDFRIEHHYEFHVNDVVVPLDTSFKYSSGRTYTFDELGRKVDSVNVPAQDTVHVLPLNYFTRSTQKFELMSFVTPYGIGLDLGKNGKMWEFDVTDYLPVLKGGKRLTMERGSGQEEFDLRFLFIKGTPTRNVLDMQQVWPMTEENYQTIQADDRYEPRMVYLEPQAKGYKIRSFITGHGQQGEFIGQTHYISVNKDLYERYVWKECSSNPLYPQGGTWPLNRSGWCPGAATDLGEFEITGTVKPGDSAMLDYGVEDGSGDSRYDPSTQLVSYGAPNFKRDAAIMDIWRPSDRMEYARINPACDLPIVVIRNNGSEPLDSVHFDYYVDGGPHRSSDWYGKLAFLDTISIALPVDSLGFWASDSGKFHVDISLPNGGDEYEPNNHFTSNYAKPVSYKGVVVVNTLTNKDPTSYTLTVTDMNGNPVLSHSFDVVTKQYYDSLILPVGCYTLRMDDANEEGLSFWADPPLGNGALRLHQRSSRNRDSVVKTIGADFGKFTQMDFSITQSSAAVNSGEVPYQRVALYPNPAHAMLHVELDGYPMQMMTFEISDVRGAVVRREQRFTNTTGQLRADVDTHNLAPGSYEISITTKDGVVTRMFTVE from the coding sequence ATGCCGTCATTTCGCCGATTCTTGTTGATTCTGACATTCTTGATCCCATTCTCGCATCTTGCAATGGGCCAGGATACCGTCGTTGTTCAAACGCTCACATACGATTCCATTGGCCGGGCCGGATTTTTCCAGTTTCCGGACACCGGCTCGTTCGAGAAGGTCCTGCTGGAGTACCGTATGCGCTGCCATCACGCGCTGATTTCGAATGGTAACAATACCGAGCAAGGATGCGGCCAATGGGATTACAATTGCGAGACGTTCCTCTGGGATTCCACTCGGACTGACTCGCTTAAGAACAAGTGGCCGTCTGCCACGATCTCGAATTGGCCGCAAAACACCAATTTTCCATATACGCTAAAGCCATCAACGAGCGTCATTCGCCGAGACTACAAGACTGTGAGTTACAGTCCGCTTCCCACATTCACGAATGCCGCAATGGGAAAGGATTCCACATCAACTACTGGTCTACTAAGTGGTCGGGCACGGCGCACGTTCTATCTTTTCAAAGCAGCAGAATTGCAGTACGCCGGACTCAAACGCGGACTCATTTCCAGATTGGCATTTCGGCAAGCAGCACCGTTTTATAATGACATTCTTAAGGACTGTCGAATCCGAATGCGGCTTGTAAGATCCGGGGTACTTCAGGAAGCATGGTCTCGTGATACCGGATTCGTAGAAGTGTGGCGTGGCAATGCCTCGATTAGCAAGACTCCATCGATTTCGCCGGACTTCATGCTCTATAATCCTGTCACTTGGGATAGCGTGTCGGATATCTTGGTCGAAGTGAGTTTTACGAATAGCAACGCCCCCGGATTCTTGCTCTACGCCCAGAATGGTACGACGGCCCTGACAAGCGAGACAGACTCTGAGTTCGCCCTCAGCTTTGGTGGCTCGGAAGGTCTGCCACTGGCGCGGCTGGAGTTCGATTCAATTTCGAAGCAGGTAACAGTTGCATTTTGGGCCTTGGGTGACACTACACGTTTTCCGGGTTCGAACAGTGTTTTTATGGAGGGCCTCGATTCACTCAATCACCGGCAAGTCAATATCCATATGCCCTGGGGAGACAATCAGATTTATTGGGATTGTGGCGGGGATGCTTCCGGTAATTTTGACCGCATTCAGAAGACGGTCCTGAAGCATGATGCAGCAGGACGATGGAATCACTGGGCATTTACCAAGAATGCCACGACCGGCAAGATGGCGATCTATCTGAACGGCTCGCTCTGGATGAGCGACACCGGCAAGCACCGTCCGATTGATATCAGTCGTATGTCCCTTGGCATGGCGATCAGTTCTGGCATCGGGTATTATGGCGATGTGCGCCAATTCGCGATGTTCGATACTGCCCTCGACTCCAACCATGTTCGTGCGATTATGCAGCAGGACTCGGCGATTTCATCCACCAGTGGCTTGATCTGCTATTTCCCACTGAACGAATCGAAAGGATCGGCTTTGCATGATAAGGCGACGAATACGACGAGCACCTTGGTCGGCATTCCGGTCTGGGATCGGGTGCGCGGGGCGGAGCTTCCAAACAACTTTGCAGTAGTGCCGAGGGCCGACATGACGTTCTATCAAGCTCCTTCGACGCAAGGCCTCCAAATTGCCGATACCTACGTGTATGACACAGTCCCCAATCATGCGAGCATGGTCACGGATTTCCGGATCGAACATCATTACGAATTTCACGTCAATGACGTGGTGGTTCCGCTCGATACAAGTTTTAAGTATTCATCGGGCAGGACCTATACGTTCGATGAACTGGGTAGGAAGGTCGATTCCGTGAACGTGCCGGCTCAGGACACCGTCCACGTTTTGCCACTCAACTACTTCACTCGTTCGACACAGAAGTTCGAGTTGATGTCCTTCGTGACACCCTATGGCATTGGTCTCGATCTTGGCAAAAATGGAAAGATGTGGGAGTTCGACGTGACCGATTACCTGCCAGTTCTCAAAGGCGGGAAGCGCCTTACGATGGAGCGAGGATCGGGTCAAGAGGAGTTCGATCTGAGATTTCTCTTCATCAAAGGCACGCCGACTCGGAATGTGCTCGATATGCAGCAAGTCTGGCCCATGACGGAAGAGAATTACCAGACGATCCAAGCTGACGACCGCTACGAACCACGGATGGTCTATCTAGAACCGCAGGCAAAAGGCTATAAGATTCGGTCGTTCATAACCGGTCACGGGCAGCAGGGAGAGTTTATCGGACAGACTCATTATATCTCCGTCAACAAGGATCTCTATGAGCGATATGTCTGGAAGGAGTGCTCTAGCAATCCGCTTTACCCGCAAGGGGGAACGTGGCCACTTAATCGCTCTGGGTGGTGCCCCGGAGCCGCGACCGATTTGGGCGAGTTCGAAATAACCGGTACCGTCAAACCGGGAGATTCCGCAATGCTTGACTATGGAGTGGAAGATGGCTCCGGTGACTCCCGATACGATCCATCGACCCAACTCGTGAGTTACGGGGCTCCGAACTTTAAGCGTGACGCGGCCATCATGGATATCTGGCGGCCATCGGACCGCATGGAGTATGCGCGTATCAATCCAGCGTGCGACCTGCCGATCGTCGTGATTCGGAATAACGGATCAGAGCCACTCGATTCCGTCCACTTTGATTATTATGTCGATGGCGGCCCACATCGCAGCTCCGATTGGTACGGTAAACTTGCATTCCTCGACACCATCTCGATTGCGCTGCCAGTTGATTCGCTCGGATTCTGGGCTTCTGATAGCGGCAAATTTCACGTCGACATATCACTTCCAAATGGAGGCGATGAATACGAGCCGAACAACCACTTCACCTCCAATTATGCAAAACCCGTTAGCTATAAGGGGGTCGTTGTGGTCAATACACTGACGAACAAGGACCCGACTTCCTACACCTTGACGGTGACCGATATGAATGGCAACCCGGTGCTTTCGCACTCCTTTGATGTCGTTACCAAACAATACTATGATTCGCTAATCTTGCCCGTCGGATGCTATACGCTCCGAATGGATGATGCGAATGAGGAAGGGCTTTCCTTCTGGGCAGACCCTCCGCTTGGTAATGGCGCGCTCCGGTTGCATCAGAGATCATCACGGAATCGGGATAGTGTTGTCAAGACCATTGGAGCCGATTTTGGTAAGTTCACCCAAATGGATTTCTCCATAACCCAATCTTCTGCCGCAGTCAACAGTGGGGAAGTGCCATACCAACGTGTGGCGCTGTACCCCAACCCGGCACACGCCATGCTGCATGTCGAGCTGGATGGCTACCCCATGCAGATGATGACCTTTGAGATATCTGATGTTAGAGGCGCTGTTGTGCGTCGCGAGCAGCGATTCACGAATACCACCGGTCAGCTTCGGGCAGATGTCGATACGCATAATCTTGCGCCAGGTTCATACGAGATCAGTATTACGACAAAGGATGGGGTCGTAACACGGATGTTCACGGTCGAATGA
- a CDS encoding efflux RND transporter permease subunit: MSFIEGVKHHQKSVLFVTALLVAAGVLLTRSMPVGLFPDITFPRIVILVDNGEEPADRVMADITKPIEAAISSVPGTRLVRSITSRGSAEINVFLDWGSNVTQTMELLQGQLGNIRTTLPATAIITVQQMNVSVYPIEGYSLTSANVSQVAMRDLALYTIRPVLLQVPGVARVEITGGEQREFSVTVDPARLAYYHLDIRQINDAIKKTNVVASTGLVENNYQLYLSLVDGLLKNTDDIGSVTVATLNGAPVHVSDLATVVPAVQESYIRTTAAGRDAVLINVMKQPAGSTVQIGLDVQARLASMKLPAGVHIENFYDQAGYIKNSIASTRDSIVIGIGLSMVVLLLFLRSWRIALVLALVVPATIACTIVCLDAVGQTINIMTLGGIAAAVGLIIDDSIVIIENIFTHFALEHPRGGRMVFLSAARTAIKEIMPAVFGSTASTIVINIPLAFLGGITGAFFQPLSLTMVFALLISFAFSLTLAPILASLFLRKQDVKREIEKERRPGRIFRSYESLMENLFRFRWVSIVVVLAIFAVTYLVYTQVGSSFMPEMDEGTFVLDYSSPPGTSLTETNRMLMNVERILLKTPEVESYSRRTGTQLGFFLTEPNTGDYMIKLKSARSRSTDDVINEVRSRLAMSEPALRIDFGQLLADVIGDLTNSPSPIEIKLFSDNFALRDSMAVQIEKAIENVKGVADPFNGIVISGSSIVFHVDPRKASYYGLTTTDVQDQLETMMEGTVESNVQLPEKVVGIRVRLPRSYKTDLDSISKITITGTNGLLVPIEAIASISRTVGQAELDREGFRSYVAVTARLENRDLGSTMADVKKKIAAIHLPQGVKLEYGGVYETQQESFQNLLIVALLALLLVSFVLLVEFREFSVPAAILIVTLLSLVGVMTALWVTGMTINISSLVGMIMIIGIVAENAIFILHYAKLPEMRAQGLRHSLIEAARHRARPIAMTTLAAILALLPLAIGYGQGAQMQQPLAIAVIGGFTVASIMLFFLLPMLYVLFHGEEDPIEPISPVS; the protein is encoded by the coding sequence ATGAGCTTCATCGAAGGCGTTAAGCACCATCAGAAGTCAGTTCTCTTTGTGACTGCACTTCTGGTTGCGGCCGGAGTTTTACTGACGCGCTCAATGCCGGTCGGTTTATTCCCTGACATCACCTTTCCACGGATCGTCATTCTTGTCGATAACGGGGAAGAGCCAGCCGACCGCGTCATGGCGGACATCACCAAGCCGATCGAAGCCGCGATCAGCTCGGTACCAGGCACGCGGCTCGTCCGCTCGATCACCAGCCGCGGTTCGGCGGAAATTAATGTCTTTCTCGATTGGGGATCGAACGTAACCCAGACAATGGAATTGCTGCAAGGTCAACTTGGCAATATTCGCACGACACTCCCTGCTACGGCAATCATCACCGTTCAGCAAATGAATGTTTCGGTCTATCCGATTGAAGGATACAGTCTGACGTCGGCGAATGTCTCGCAGGTTGCAATGCGCGATCTTGCGCTCTATACGATTCGGCCCGTGCTGCTGCAAGTGCCCGGGGTCGCCAGAGTTGAGATCACCGGCGGAGAACAACGCGAGTTTTCAGTCACGGTGGATCCGGCGCGCCTTGCCTATTACCACCTTGACATTCGGCAAATCAACGATGCCATCAAGAAGACAAATGTCGTTGCTTCAACCGGTCTCGTCGAGAACAACTATCAGTTGTATCTTTCACTCGTCGATGGGCTCCTGAAGAATACGGACGACATCGGAAGTGTAACGGTGGCAACCCTTAACGGAGCACCCGTTCACGTCTCCGATCTCGCGACCGTCGTGCCAGCGGTGCAAGAAAGTTACATTCGGACGACGGCTGCCGGGCGTGACGCCGTACTCATCAACGTCATGAAGCAGCCAGCAGGCAGCACGGTCCAAATTGGGCTCGATGTGCAAGCCAGACTCGCCAGTATGAAATTACCGGCCGGTGTTCATATCGAGAATTTCTACGACCAGGCGGGATACATCAAAAACTCCATTGCGAGTACTCGTGACTCCATCGTGATTGGGATCGGCCTCTCGATGGTGGTATTGCTGCTGTTTCTTCGAAGCTGGCGGATTGCACTGGTACTGGCGCTGGTCGTGCCCGCAACGATCGCATGCACGATTGTGTGTCTTGATGCGGTCGGGCAGACAATCAACATCATGACACTTGGTGGGATTGCCGCCGCCGTTGGACTAATCATCGACGACTCAATCGTCATCATCGAGAATATCTTTACCCACTTTGCGCTCGAACATCCTCGCGGGGGCCGAATGGTATTCTTGAGTGCGGCGCGAACGGCCATCAAGGAGATCATGCCTGCCGTGTTCGGTTCAACGGCAAGCACCATCGTGATTAACATTCCGCTCGCATTTTTAGGGGGCATCACCGGCGCGTTTTTTCAGCCGCTCTCCCTCACAATGGTCTTCGCGCTTCTGATCTCATTCGCATTCTCACTCACGCTCGCACCGATCCTTGCTTCGCTGTTTCTTCGAAAGCAAGACGTCAAGCGCGAGATTGAGAAGGAACGCCGGCCTGGACGGATATTCCGGTCTTACGAGTCTCTGATGGAAAATCTGTTTCGGTTTCGTTGGGTCTCGATTGTTGTCGTGCTGGCGATCTTTGCTGTTACCTACCTCGTTTATACTCAAGTAGGAAGCTCGTTTATGCCTGAGATGGATGAGGGCACCTTTGTCCTGGACTATTCTTCTCCGCCGGGCACCTCGCTCACTGAGACAAACCGCATGCTGATGAATGTGGAGCGGATTCTGCTCAAGACTCCGGAAGTCGAGAGTTATTCGCGCCGGACCGGGACACAACTCGGCTTCTTCCTGACCGAGCCGAATACCGGGGATTATATGATCAAGCTGAAATCAGCGCGATCACGTTCGACCGACGATGTCATCAATGAAGTCCGCTCAAGGTTAGCTATGAGCGAACCGGCCTTGCGGATTGATTTTGGGCAACTACTGGCCGATGTAATTGGTGATTTGACCAACAGTCCGTCGCCCATCGAGATCAAGCTCTTCAGCGATAACTTTGCACTGCGCGATAGCATGGCCGTCCAGATCGAAAAAGCGATCGAAAATGTCAAGGGCGTCGCTGATCCATTTAATGGCATTGTGATTTCGGGTTCGTCGATTGTGTTCCATGTCGATCCACGCAAGGCGTCCTACTATGGTCTTACCACGACCGACGTTCAGGACCAACTCGAAACAATGATGGAAGGGACAGTCGAATCGAACGTACAGTTGCCAGAGAAGGTCGTTGGCATTCGTGTTCGCCTGCCTCGGTCCTATAAGACAGACTTGGATTCGATTTCAAAGATCACGATCACCGGTACGAATGGCTTGCTCGTTCCGATCGAAGCAATTGCCTCGATCTCCCGGACGGTCGGTCAAGCAGAACTGGATCGAGAGGGCTTCCGCTCCTATGTTGCCGTAACTGCCCGCCTCGAAAACCGCGATCTTGGCAGCACTATGGCTGATGTCAAGAAGAAAATTGCCGCGATCCATCTTCCGCAGGGCGTCAAGCTCGAATATGGGGGAGTATATGAAACGCAACAGGAGTCATTTCAGAACTTGCTGATCGTGGCACTCCTCGCCTTACTTTTAGTCTCATTTGTACTTCTCGTTGAGTTTCGCGAGTTCAGCGTCCCTGCAGCCATTCTCATTGTGACTCTGCTTTCTCTTGTGGGTGTCATGACTGCACTCTGGGTGACTGGCATGACCATTAACATTTCAAGCCTCGTCGGTATGATCATGATTATCGGGATCGTAGCAGAGAACGCAATCTTCATTTTGCACTATGCGAAGCTGCCAGAAATGCGCGCGCAAGGTCTCAGACATTCCTTGATCGAAGCCGCTCGGCATCGCGCTCGGCCGATTGCCATGACGACGCTCGCCGCGATCCTGGCGCTGCTGCCACTTGCCATTGGCTACGGGCAAGGCGCACAAATGCAACAGCCATTGGCTATCGCGGTCATTGGCGGATTTACAGTCGCAAGTATCATGCTGTTCTTCTTGCTGCCAATGTTGTATGTTCTGTTTCATGGGGAAGAAGATCCCATCGAGCCAATTTCCCCAGTATCGTAA
- a CDS encoding YihY/virulence factor BrkB family protein, translating to MLQLALQRGAARAWDSIKYYSVGLYRYVDEDHCFLLASGIAFNVLYCVLPLSLVVFYFFSTALTSERAVTTAVNYIIQSFPVPLYEEDVRMWLSRELTSVGHMSHIAGIVGGITLFWLASTLFSTLRTSLNAVLNFPSHKNVIFQKLLDFALMIVILVLLLSSTFLSPIVTLLQHAGTEILPGWLSYIMDTAVPRVVSLALSAALYLILFRMLPHERLSWPVIMVSASTTVALTEAMRLLFVYYMTHVSSIGALYGTYAFLIGISLWVYYAGAAFLIGAEVGWLYRERHEIAGIPSTMPSEPSLDQTKHPGEMALNPEALAEYEQAKSNPARPVGESKELQD from the coding sequence ATGCTTCAGCTTGCATTGCAACGGGGTGCGGCGCGCGCCTGGGACTCCATAAAATACTATTCGGTGGGCCTTTATCGCTACGTCGATGAGGACCACTGCTTCTTGCTGGCCTCCGGCATCGCATTCAACGTGCTCTATTGCGTTCTCCCGCTATCGCTGGTGGTCTTCTATTTCTTCTCCACGGCCCTTACAAGCGAGCGCGCCGTCACGACAGCAGTCAACTACATTATTCAGAGCTTTCCGGTCCCGCTCTATGAAGAAGATGTTCGCATGTGGCTCTCGCGCGAATTGACATCGGTGGGGCATATGAGTCATATTGCCGGGATCGTTGGTGGCATCACGCTCTTCTGGCTTGCCAGCACATTATTTTCGACTCTCCGGACCTCCCTGAATGCTGTCCTGAATTTCCCGTCGCATAAGAATGTGATATTCCAGAAGCTTTTGGATTTCGCTTTGATGATCGTCATTTTGGTCTTGCTGCTCTCGTCAACATTCCTTTCCCCAATCGTGACCCTGTTGCAGCATGCTGGCACGGAGATCTTGCCCGGCTGGCTCTCCTACATCATGGATACCGCGGTCCCACGAGTGGTATCGCTGGCATTATCAGCGGCGCTGTACCTTATTTTATTCCGGATGCTTCCCCACGAACGGCTTTCCTGGCCGGTTATTATGGTAAGTGCAAGTACGACTGTCGCGCTCACGGAGGCCATGCGCCTGCTTTTCGTGTATTACATGACCCATGTCAGCTCGATCGGCGCCCTCTATGGCACATATGCCTTCCTGATCGGCATATCACTCTGGGTTTACTATGCGGGCGCGGCATTCCTGATCGGCGCAGAAGTAGGGTGGCTCTATCGGGAAAGGCATGAGATAGCAGGGATTCCTTCCACAATGCCGAGCGAGCCGTCTCTCGATCAGACAAAGCATCCGGGTGAGATGGCACTTAATCCGGAAGCCTTGGCGGAATACGAACAGGCCAAGAGCAATCCGGCGCGACCCGTCGGGGAATCCAAAGAGCTACAGGATTGA